A single genomic interval of Epinephelus fuscoguttatus linkage group LG22, E.fuscoguttatus.final_Chr_v1 harbors:
- the LOC125883190 gene encoding neoverrucotoxin subunit beta-like — translation MASDQITVAALGRPFTLGMLYDARKDELIPGMTLWEEKTLEEHTTENLQHSSDFVISASDSIESKSSLLDIEASLRASFLCGLVEVGGSAKYLNDEKKFKNQSRVTGRFKATTSFKQLSVNHLGAVKTQDMDVIKKGMATHVVTGIQYGANAVFVFDSEKLEDNSVQDIQGSMEAVIKKIPSFDVKGRVDIKLTDEEKTLTNKFSCKFYGDFILDSNPATFEDAVKTYVQLPQLLEKNGENSVPVKVWLMPLKNFDLEAADLMCDISVGLVWKAQDALEDLREMRMRCNDSLEDRVVENFPQIQEGLRTFQKLCGYYESNLQQTMAKKLLAIREGKEDESSIAQLFEDRDKSPFSHEKLSKWLLHKEREINVIRSSVDMMKGIKIVPNQSGLDREVLAPGVDDALCFVFTSLGSIDPCLDVLTNYLNSPELSITNEDPWYFSDDVFIRMREKAKDFHDLAKAQKKNKRFRFLVAAIANEKYKGATIYRYKEGILDTEDFSKPELPEVETITDRRDLICGMTCGEWQTYPDCQERFDVHTQVLCYESLNRRHYWEVEFSQCPKESNYVAVAYKEIERKSGSSRAEFGNNTVSWAFGQCASPHKHLLRAWHNGEVWHTPFPSGGCSRVGVYLDQPAGTLSFYKVSSNTLSHLYTFRTTFTEPVYPGLWVYHTNNFGYLRPVE, via the exons ATGGCCTCAGATCAAATCACAGTTGCAGCCCTGGGTCGACCTTTCACCCTAGGAATGCTCTACGACGCTCGGAAAGATGAACTGATCCCAG GTATGACATTGTGGGAAGAGAAAACTCTAGAAGAGCACACTACTGAAAATCTTCAGCACAGCAGTGATTTTGTCATTTCTGCATCTGACTCCATTGAATCCAAGTCCTCTCTGCTGGATATTGAAGCTTCTCTGAGGGCCAGTTTCCTGTGTGGACTGGTTGAAGTTGGAGGATCTGCCAAGTATCTGAATGATGAGAAGAAATTCAAGAATCAGAGCAGAGTGACAGGTCGGTTCAAAGCTACTACCAGCTTCAAGCAGCTGTCAGTGAATCACCTTGGAGCCGTGAAAACCCAAGACATGGATGTCATTAAGAAGGGCATGGCAACACATGTCGTCACAGGCATTCAGTATGGGGCAAatgctgtctttgtgtttgacaGTGAGAAGTTAGAAGACAACAGCGTTCAGGACATCCAGGGCAGCATGGAAGCTGTGATAAAGAAGATCCCGTCATTTGATGTTAAGGGAAGAGTTGACATCAAACTGACTGATGAGGAAAAAACCCTGACCAACAAATTCTCCTGCAAATTCTACGGAGACTTCATTCTTGACAGCAACCCTGCCACATTCGAAGATGCAGTGAAGACCTACGTACAACTCCCACAGCTACTGGAAAAAAATGGAGAGAACAGCGTTCCAGTGAAGGTCTGGCTGATGCCGCTGAAGAATTTTGATCTGGAAGCTGCTGATCTGATGTGTGATATCAGTGTTGGACTGGTGTGGAAGGCACAGGATGctctggaagatttaagggaaATGAGAATGAGATGCAACGATTCTCTAGAAGACAGAGTGGTAGAGAACTTTCCACAGATTCAAGAAGGGTTACGCACTTTCCAAAAATTGTGTGGCTATTATGAGTCTAACCTCCAGCAGACCATGGCAAAGAAACTCCTAGCCATCCGTGAAGGGAAAGAAGATGAGAGCTCTATAGCGCAACTCTTTGAAGACAGAGACAAGTCACCATTCAGTCATGAAAAACTAAGCAAGTGGCTGCTTCATAAGGAGAGAGAGATCAACGTCATCAGATCCTCTGTGGATATGATGAAGGGAATAAAGATCGTCCCAAATCAGTCAGGGCTGGACAGAGAGGTTCTCGCACCAGGTGTAGATGATGCTTTGTGCTTCGTTTTCACCTCCCTGGGCAGCATCGATCCCTGCCTTGATGTGTTGACCAACTACCTGAACTCACCTGAATTGAGCATCACCAATGAAGACCCGTGGTACTTCTCCGATGATGTTTTCATCAGAATGAGAGAAAAAGCCAAAGATTTCCATGATCTTGCCAAagcacagaagaaaaacaaacgaTTCCGGTTCCTTGTAGCAGCCATTGCAAATGAGAAATACAAAGGAGCAACCATCTATCGTTACAAGGAAGGCATCCTGGACACTGAAGACTTTTCAAAGCCCGAACTGCCTGAAGTGGAGACCATCACAGACAGAAGAGATCTGATCTG CGGGATGACATGCGGAGAATGGCAGACATATCCCGATTGCCAGGAGAGGTTTGATGTACATACTCAGGTTTTGTGCTACGAGAGCTTAAACAGGCGCCATTACTGGGAGGTTGAGTTTAGTCAGTGTCCTAAGGAATCTAATTATGTAGCTGTGGCATACAAGGAGATTGAAAGAAAATCTGGCAGTTCAAGGGCTGAGTTTGGAAATAATACCGTATCGTGGGCTTTTGGCCAGTGTGCATCACCTCACAAACACCTACTTAGAGCATGGCACAATGGGGAGGTGTGGCACACTCCTTTTCCCTCTGGTGGCTGCAGCAGAGTTGGGGTCTATCTGGACCAGCCTGCTGGCACTCTGTCCTTCTACAAGGTCTCTTCTAACACACTGAGCCACTTATACACCTTTCGCACCACATTCACTGAGCCTGTTTACCCAGGCCTCTGGGTTTATCATACAAACAACTTCGGGTACCTGCGTCCAGTAGAGTAA